The sequence TTGATATTAATGATTAAAAGCTTCGTGTTAACTTTGATTTAGGGGAACGAACATAATCCATCATTGTCACCATCAAAATAGTGGTTTCGTACAAGTTTTGGTTGCTTAAGGTTGGTTTGTAAGAAGAAAAGTTTATGATAAAAAACAAAAGTATTCTCGTATGTGGTTGTGTGTTAATCGTGTTTGCTGTCATGATCAGCCAGCGCAATCTTAGCCCTGAGTTAATATTTCCTAAATGTGAGATTAACAAGCCAGTTCAATCAAAGGTCACTTTTTATATTGATGAGTCCGTTGTGTATAAAAATGAAATTGTCGGAAAACTGCATGAAGCCGTGGCAATGTCTAACACAATATTGGCTAACTCTTGTGTACCTATTATTCGCTCTTTTAAAGAGAGCCGATTTATATCTATGCCAAAGAGTGTTTCATCTGTTTCCTCTCTACATTCTGCCTTACAAGAAGAAGTAGGTGCTTCCGAAATTGACCATCTTAGAAGTAACCCAATAGAGCAGTATGTGGTCGTTCTTGGTGAGAATCACCCTGTCGTCCTTGAACAAGAGATTCACGGCATGACAATGATGAATATGAATGATAGCTTTATTGTCTTATCTGAAAGATTTCCTGTTACCGTTTTAGAACACGAATTTGGGCACTTAGCTTGGGCTATGCATGAGCAGCCAGATACTGAAAGTGGTAAGTTTTGGATTAATGAGCAAGTTTTCCCTGGTAATAGAAACAAGGTAAAGCCTTACGCGGGTGCTTATCGTTGCTCGAATTACGGCACTGTCATGAGCTATGCTACACAAGTAGTTCCTGCGTACTCTAGCCCCCTGATTAGTAATAACGGAGAGTTATGTGGTCACGAAGTTAAGGGCGATAATGCTAGGGTTATGCAGGAATACGCTGAAAGTTTAAGATAACTCCTTCTAAAGTTTTCTCTTCACTTGAAGCACCCTACGGGCTACCTGCTTTATTTCGCGAACCTCCGCTCGTTCCTCACTCTTCGGTGGTTCAACCAAGCCATATTATCTTCAATCACAAACAACGTGCTTTAGCTTGTGCCCTAGTTGTCCTTTGGTTGGGTTTTAACGCTTCGTTGGCGTCAGTTCTGATTCAATAAGGTTAAAAACTGATGAAATTATGATTAAATAATAAGTGTTTTTTCAGTTAATCCTCTAATTTTGTTGGGCATCTAAAACTAATAGGATTGAGAAAATATGCGCAAAATCATTGATACTCAAGCGGCCCCAAAAGCGATTGGCCCATACTCCCAAGGGATCATCACCAGTGGGTTAATTTTCACTTCTGGTCAATTACCACTGAGTCCCCAGACTGGGTTTTTGGTTAAAAATAGTCTTGAGAAGCAAACGGTGCAGTGTCTAGAGAATATGAGAGCGATTTTGCTCCAGGCAGACGCTGACATGTCAGACGTAGTGAAAACAACTGTTTATATTACCGATATGATGAGCTTTTCAGTTGTAAATGAAATTTATAATGATTTTTTCATTAAGCACGGCGCCAATTATTTTCCTGCGAGAACCTGTATTGAAGTATCGAAACTTCCTCTCAACGCCATGATTGAGATAGAAGCCGTTGCTGTTGCACCTTAGTCATTAACCATTTTTAATTTTTTAGCTCCAGCTTAGGCGCTGGGGTTATCTATTTAGGATTACCCTAGTGCGAACTTTGTCTCCGTATGTTTAATATAATTTATATAACACTCAATATACGCTCTCTTATTTATAAGATTTTTTTTCGTGAAATCCCGCGAAATGAGTAGAGTTACATTTTTCGAGAGTTAGGGTGTCAAATGACTTAGGAAGAGGTCGAGAAATTGTTTTTTAAAACGGTTATAACCGTCATGGGTTGGGAGGGAGATAAACCAGTAGCGTCCGAGTGCAAAAGGATTATATGAATGGCTAAAGGTCGGGAATCCATCATCTACTTGAGAACGCAAGAGCGATAGCTAATATAAAAATGGGACTAAAAAAGAATGGTTCTTTTAGAGTGACCTCTAAGAGAGTAGTTCTGTTGTTGATACTTTTGCGCTAGGGCGTTCTCGCTCCGCTTGGTTCATTCCGTCGATTCTCTCCTCTCTCGATAACTTGAGTCACTTTATCGATCCAGCTCGAGATGCTTTACTTTCCTGAGAACAATTACTCAACGCGCTTCTCTCTACGTTTGATGCGCCTCGTCGTCTCTCCTTGTTGCACTCCCTGTCTTTGAATAAGTTCGAGTAAGGGCTTGTTTTCTTATGCGCTAATTTCCTTTCACTCGATTCATTTACGGGCACGCAGGGTGTTAACCGTTTCTCACCACAACCTGTTTTTCAAGTGAGGCTTCGCCGCTGCGCGCCCTTGCAAAGCAGAACGATGTTGAGAGAGCGGACATCCAAGCGGCTCCGAAAAGTGATACTCAAAAAAGGAAAATTTCATGGCGCAACAAAACTCAACCCCAACTCTCTCTAATTCAAATTCAGCAACCAGCGTTTCGCCGCTGGGACACGAAAGCTCATTAAAAAATGATGCCTCTAGTCCTTTGGCAGTATTAAAGTTGCGCTATCTAGTCAAAAAGTGTCGTGATGAGGAAAAAATAAAGTCTGATTTGGTCTCAAAAATTCATCGTTTAAAAATGTTCAGCCGTCGTCAGTCTCCAGAGCAACAGGCCGATATAAATGCGCTCAAAGAGCAAGGGTTGGTTGACTATCTCAAGCAGAATTTTCCGCAATTGGTGTTTCGTCGTTTTGCTTTGCACGAGGTGCGTAACTTCTTTGTTGAATTGAACAGGGCGAATGGTTTCTCCATGAGCGAGTGGATCACATAATCCTTTACACCACCTACGGGTCAGTGTTTCCAGCCTTACGATTCGTGAAAATGTTTAAGTGTTCGGGGTTTTGTTTCGATATACGTTTTGGTGCTTAGGA comes from Vibrio lentus and encodes:
- a CDS encoding Rid family detoxifying hydrolase, which gives rise to MRKIIDTQAAPKAIGPYSQGIITSGLIFTSGQLPLSPQTGFLVKNSLEKQTVQCLENMRAILLQADADMSDVVKTTVYITDMMSFSVVNEIYNDFFIKHGANYFPARTCIEVSKLPLNAMIEIEAVAVAP